The window CATTACGTTATAATCGGCGTTCAAACATCAGTTTACCGTTGACTTTTGCCGTCAGAGCCTTACTTTCAGGCCGTCCCTCGGGACCTTTTTTTATGAAAATACTTTTAATGATTTTCGTGGCGGCAATCGCCGCCTTCATACCTGAGGACGCCCTGGCCTGGGGGCCGGGAGTCCACCTCGCACTGGGCAACTCCGTGCTGGGCAACCTTGGCTGCCTCCCTCCGCTGGTGGCCGGGTTGATTGCGCGCCATCAGAGCGCGTTCCTGTACGGCTGCCTGTCTGCCGACATATTCATTGGCAAAGGATCAAGCTTCAAACCGGGCCACAGCCACAACTGGGTGACCGGCTTCAAGCTGCTCCAATCTGCCAAAGACCCCCGCGTCAGTTCCTACGCTTACGGATACCTTACCCATCTCGCCGCAGATGTGGTGGCGCACAACTACTACGTGCCCAACAGCCTGTGGAACATGCCATCCGGCGGCAAGATTTCCCACGTCTATGTAGAAGCGCAGGCGGATCGCCGCTTTGAGCGCGAGAGAGAATCCGCGCTGGCACTGTTCCGCCGTCCGAACAAGGACAACGACAGCACCCTGCTCTCTGC of the Pseudodesulfovibrio sp. zrk46 genome contains:
- a CDS encoding zinc dependent phospholipase C family protein, whose amino-acid sequence is MKILLMIFVAAIAAFIPEDALAWGPGVHLALGNSVLGNLGCLPPLVAGLIARHQSAFLYGCLSADIFIGKGSSFKPGHSHNWVTGFKLLQSAKDPRVSSYAYGYLTHLAADVVAHNYYVPNSLWNMPSGGKISHVYVEAQADRRFERERESALALFRRPNKDNDSTLLSAMEKKRWPFLVKKQILKGSLKVTGSKEWGHSLRLVDRLLPWSTPNRQLDDMVKLSERLVFNFLCNPRQSTAVAFDPIGSKNLHTVRDMRNKNAGQGRNNILFAPHHSLTELKDVHHEPNVQAASGTTG